From Thermococcus sp.:
AGGCACTATCATGCCTCACGGCTCGGGGGTCTCCGAGGCTGGGGCGAGTAGGAACCCACCGGGCCTCTGTATGGAGGTGAGAGAATGAAGTACCCGAAGCAGATAAGGACTTACTGCCCCTACTGTAAGAAGCACACGATCCACAAGGTCGAGAAGGTCAAAAAGAGGCCGAGGAGCGAGCTCAGCCAGGGCCAGAGGCGCTTCAGGAGAATCATGAAGGGTTACCGCGGTTTCCCGAGGCCGAACCCGGCCGGAAGGGAGAAGCCGGTCAAGAAGCTTGACCTCCGCTTCAGGTGCACCGTCTGCGGCAAGGCCCACACCAGGGGACAGGGCTTCCGCGTGAAGAAGTTTGAGCTGGTGGAGGTGTGAAGCATGGCTCTCCCGAAGAACCTCATACCCATGCCGAGGAGCAGGTTCCTCCGTGTCAAGTGCATCGACTGCGGCAACGAGCAGATCGTCTTCAGCAACCCGGCAACCACCGTTAGGTGCCTCGTCTGCGGTGCAACGCTCGTCGAGCCGACCGGTGGAAAGGGCGTCATCAAGGCCAAGATACTTGAGGTTCTTGAGTGAACCCTCCCTTTCCCTTAATTTCGCCTTCTGCTAAACTTTAAATACCTCTTTTCGTAACTTACCCCGGCAGAGAAAATTTTGAGGTGGTTAAAATGCCGAGGAAAGCCAAGGAGTATCCCGAAGAGGGAGAGTTTGTGGTCGCGACTGTCAAGAGCATTCACCCTTACGGTGCATTCCTCAAGCTCGACGAGTACCCGGGCAAGGAGGGCTTCATGCACATAAGCGAGGTCGCCTCAACGTGGGTCAAGAACATCAGGGACTTCATCAAGGAGGGGCAGAAGATAGTCGCCAAGGTCATACGCGTTGACCCGAGCAAGGGGCACATAGACCTGAGCCTTAAGCGCGTCAACCAGCAACAGAGGAAGGCCAAGCTCCAGGAATACAAGCGCGCCCAGAAGGCGGAGAACCTTCTCAAGATGGCGGCCGAGAAGGTAGGAAAGGACTTCGAAACGGCGTGGAAGGAAGTATGGGTTCCCCTTGAGGAGGAGTACGGAGAGGTGTATGCCGCCTTCGAGGATGCCGCCCAAAATGGGATGGAAGTCCTTGAAGACCTCATAAGCGAGGAGTGGATTGAGGCACTCAGGCCGATCATAGAGGCCTACGTCGAGATACCCACGGTTACCATCGATGCTGAGTTCGAGATAACCGTTCCCAGCCCCAACGGGATCGAGATCATCAAGGAAGCCCTCATCAGGGCGCGCGACAGGGCCAACGAGGAAAAGGAGATAGAGGTCAAGTTTTCATACCAGGGGGCGCCAAGGTACAGGATAGATATCACCGCCCCGGACTAC
This genomic window contains:
- a CDS encoding 50S ribosomal protein L44e, with product MKYPKQIRTYCPYCKKHTIHKVEKVKKRPRSELSQGQRRFRRIMKGYRGFPRPNPAGREKPVKKLDLRFRCTVCGKAHTRGQGFRVKKFELVEV
- a CDS encoding 30S ribosomal protein S27e, which gives rise to MALPKNLIPMPRSRFLRVKCIDCGNEQIVFSNPATTVRCLVCGATLVEPTGGKGVIKAKILEVLE
- a CDS encoding translation initiation factor IF-2 subunit alpha, which codes for MPRKAKEYPEEGEFVVATVKSIHPYGAFLKLDEYPGKEGFMHISEVASTWVKNIRDFIKEGQKIVAKVIRVDPSKGHIDLSLKRVNQQQRKAKLQEYKRAQKAENLLKMAAEKVGKDFETAWKEVWVPLEEEYGEVYAAFEDAAQNGMEVLEDLISEEWIEALRPIIEAYVEIPTVTIDAEFEITVPSPNGIEIIKEALIRARDRANEEKEIEVKFSYQGAPRYRIDITAPDYYKAEEVLEDIAEEILRVIKEAGGEATLIRKEKRIKKIKRRGA